DNA sequence from the Acidobacteriota bacterium genome:
GATCGCCATGATCCAGTCTCCGACCCTCAGTTCGTCCGAGTCTCCGAGCGGCAGGAACGGCAGCTCCTCGTCCACATCGATCTTGATCAGGGCAAGATCGGTCTCCCGGTCGCGGCCCCGGACCTCGGCCTCGTACTCGCGGCCGTCGAGACGGACCGTGATGTCGTCCGCTTCGTCGATCACGTGGTTGTTCGTCACGATCCAGCCGTCGGCGGAGATCAGGAAACCGCTGCCGGCGCCCTGGAGCCGCTGTTCGTCGGGCTCAGGCTCGCCTTGTGGCTGCCGCTGGAACGGGTTGCGCCGGAAGAAAAAACCGGGGCCGGAGCTCTCTTCGATCCTCGCGACTTCGACCGTGACCACCGCCGGCAGCACCGCTTCCGCCAGATCGGCGAAGCTCTCGATCGACGTCCTGGCATGACGTTCGACCCGTCTCGCCTGTTCGCGGCGGGAGTCTTCTTCCGCGGCCTCAGCACTCCGGCCGGCCTCTTCCGCCCGCGTCGGTTCCGTGAGATTCAGGCCACCCGCGATGATCATGCCGAACACCAGGGCGCCGAACACCATCAGGGCGGTCAGGAGGAGCTGTTTCTTCGTATTCATCGTCAGGAGTACCTCGCTCAATAGGGAAAGCATACAACCGTACCGGCCACCCGTTGCCAAGCGCACCGGCCGGCCATCTCACTCGGGTGCAATCCACTTGCCAACGTTGCTGTTGCCCCGCCCCAACCATCGGTTGTATAGTCGACACCCGACTGCCGGCGCTCTCCCTTCCGGGACGCGAATCCGCCGAAAACCGGCAGCCGGTTGCTGAGAGTGGGTGCTTCGGCCCGCTCTCTTTTGTTTAGGGACGTTGTATGGGTACCGCCATCGATTCCGACTTCCTCCGACGCCTCGAGCGTCTCGTGGCGAGCCACTCGTGCGAGTTGCTCGACGCCGCGTTTCGGGGCAGCAGTCTGCGTCTAGTGATCGATCACGCCGACGGCGTCACCCACGAACACTGCGCCGGCGTCTCCAGGGAGGCGTCCGTCCTCCTCGACGCCGAGGACTTCGGCCCCGCCTCCGGATACGTGCTGGAAGTCAGCTCGCCGGGACTCGACCGCGAACTCTACGGCGCCCGCGACTACGAGCGCTTCCGCGGACGGCGGGCTCAGGTCACCTTCACCGATGCCGCGAGCGGAAACCGCCGCACGGTACGTGGTCTCCTGGAAGGGCTGAGTGCCGAGGCTTCCGGTGTCGCACTCATCCTGGAGGACGACAGCGGCACGACCATGCCCTTGACCATCGACCGCATTCACAAGGCCAGACTCCTGGTCGAACTCTGACTCCGGGGAATCCGACAATGGCTCAGCCACACACTCCCGAAGTGAACATCAACGAGGTCCTCAGGCAGGTCGCCCACGAGAAGGACATCGATCTCGACCGGTGGATCGTCGCCCTCGAGGATGCGGTGGCCTCCGCGGCCAAGAAGCAGCACCACATCAAGGAGCCGGTGCGCTCCTACATGGACCGCGAAACCGGTCAGTTCAGCGCATTCAGCTACCGCCTGGTCGTGGACGAGGTCGAAGACCCGTTCGCCGAATGGACTCTCGAAGAGGCGCGCGAGCACAAGGAGGACGCCGAGGTCGGCGAGGAGATCGAGTTCCCGATCTCCACCCAGGGGCTAGGCCGGATCGCCGCCCAGTCGGCGAAGCAGGTGCTCTATCAGCGGGTTCGGGAAGCCGAGCGAGAGAAGATCTACGGCGAGTTCGAGAACCGTGTCGGCGAGGTGGTCAACGGCACCGTGAGACGCTTCGAGCGCGGCGACATCATCGTCGACCTCGGTCGCACCGAGGCGATCGTGCCCCGCAGCGAACAGTCCCGCCACGAGCGCTACAGCCAGGGCGAGCGGATCCGGGGCGTGATCGTCGAGGTGCACAAGCAGCCCAAGGGACCTCAGATCGTGATGTCCCGCACCGATCCGCGCCTGCTGGTCAAGCTGTTCGAGATGGAAGTGCCGGAGATCTACGACGGCACCGTGGTCATCAAGACGGCGGTGCGCGCTCCCGGGGAACGCGCCAAAGTGGCCGTCCTGAGCCGGGAACGCGACGTCGACCCGGTCGGCGCCTGCGTCGGCATGAAGGGGTCGCGCGTGCAGTCGATCATCCGTGAACTCCGGGGCGAGAAAATCGACATCATCGAGTACTCGGAAGATCAGGTCACCTTCGCGCAGAGCGCGCTGGCGCCGGCACGGATTACCCGCGTCTCGGTGACCCACGAAGGCGCGACGCCGCACCTCGACGTGATCGTCGAGGACGAGCAGCTGTCGCTGGCGATCGGCAAGCGGGGCCAGAACGTGCGCCTCGCCAGCGAACTCATCGGTGCCCGGATCGACATCAAGAGCGAAACGGACGTCAAGGACGAGGTCGCCGACGCGCTGGCGAAAATGCTGAACGTCGACCGCGGTGCGGACGAACTCGACCTCACCGAGATCCCGGGAGTCGACGAGGGACTGGCGATCGCCCTCTCGGAAGCAGGCTTCGATGGGCTCGAAACCCTCGAGAGCGCAGGCCTGGAAGCTCTGACCATGGTTCCAGGTGTCGACGAGGCGCTGGCCGCGTCGATCCTCGAATGGACCGCCGAACGCTCCGGGTCGGCCGAGGTCAGCGAAGCGGCGGTGGAAGGCGACGGCCCCGCGATGGATGAAGATGACTTCATGGCCGCGCTCAACCGCGTCTTCGAGGAGGAGGCCGGAACCGCGGACGAGGGCGACGAGAAGGACACGGGGGACGGCGCAACCTAGGGCGCCTGAGCCGACACGACGCAAGGGGAACCGAGGACTCCATGGCAAAAATCCGGCTCCAGGACCTGGCCAAGCGGATGAACGTGGCCGAACGGGACCTGCTGTTCAAGTTCCGATCGATCGGTGTTCGCGTAGAGGGCGAAGACGCGATGATCGACACGGACATCATCAAGGCCCTGCTGGAAGGCAAGAAGATCGCCGGTCCCCAACGCGAAGTCATCCTGCGCGACCGCGCGGCGCCCCCGGCCGCGCCCCGTCGCCGTCCGATTTCGAGCCTCAGGCCTCCCACCGGGCCGATGCGCCCGAACCGGCGGCGGCAGGTCGTCCACAAGCACACGATCCGCACCCTGACGCCGACCGAGTCGAAGCCGAAGCCTCCAACTCCCGAGGAGATCGCGGCCAAGGAAATCGCGGCCGAGGAGGCGGCCAGGGCCGCGCGCACGCCGGCGCCCGAAAGCCGGGACACGCCGGCGGCCACGCCCCAGGCCCCACCGACCGATGCCCCGGCAGCCCCGCCCGCACAGGGGCCGGCGACCTCGCCGGCCGCTGCGACCGCGCCGCCCGCACAGCCCGAACCGCCGCTGGAAGCTCCACCGTCGGCTCCACCCTCCGTCGACCTCCGAACCCGCCGTGAGCGGCAACAGGAACGCGAGGCCGAGAAGCCGGCCGAAGACGGCCCGCGCCGCACGCTGACCATCTCCGACGGTCTGCAGGTCCGGGATCTCGCCGAGAAGATGGGGGTCAAGGCGAAGGATCTGCTCAAGGCGCTGTTCGAGCGTGGCGTGATGGCGACCGTGAACCACGTCCTGGAACCGGATCTGGCGGTTGAACTCGCGGAACAGATGGGCTTCGATGCGGTGATCGTCTCCTTCGAGGAGGAGATCCAGCTCGAGCAGGAAGAGGAACTGGGGGCCAGCGGAGACAGCGCGGAGGGTCTGTCACAGGTCGAACGACCGCCGATCGTGACGATCATGGGTCACGTCGATCACGGCAAGACCTCCCTGCTCGACGCCATTCGCAAGTCCAGGCTCACCGAGGGCGAGTTCGGCGGCATCACGCAGCACATCGCGGCCTACCAGGTCGAAAACAACGGCGGCCGCATCACCTTCCTGGACACGCCGGGCCACGAGGCCTTCACCCAGCTCCGGGCCCGGGGCGCCAAGGTGACCGACATCGTGGTCCTGGTCGTCGCGGCGGACGACGGCGTCATGCCGCAGACCGTCGAGGCCCTCGACCATGCGCAGTCCGCGTCGGTGCCGATCCTGGTCGCGATCAACAAGATCGACCGGCCGAACGCCAACGTGGACCGTGTCAAGCAGCAGTTGGCAGATCGTGATCTGGTGACCGAGGACTGGGGCGGCGACGTGATCGCGGTGCCGATCTCGGCCCTCAAGGGCGAAGGGATCGACGATCTGCTCGAAATGCTCGCCCTGACCGCCGAGGTGGCGGAACTCCGGGCAAATCCGGAACTGCAGGCCCAGGGCGTCGTGATCGAGGCGAGCAAGGAAACCGGCCGCGGCTCGGTGGCAACGGTTCTCGTTCAGAACGGCACCCTTCGCGTGGGCGACGTCTTCGTTTGCGGTTCCACCTGGGGCCGCGTCCGCTCCCTGATGAACGACATGGGCAAGCGGGTCAAGGAGGCCCCACCGTCCATGCCGGTGGAGGTGGCGGGCTTCAACGACCTTCCGGACGCGGGCGATCCGTTCCAGGTGGCGGCCAAGGAGGCAAAGGCGCGCTCGATCGCCGAGTTCCGTCGTGAGGAGAAGCGCCGCAGCGAACTCGCCCCCAGCACGGGAGGCGTCTCCCTGGAGAGCCTCTTCGCGAGCCTCAAGGAGGGCGAGGTCAAGGAACTGCCCGTCGTCCTCAAGGCCGACGTCCAGGGCTCGGTCGAAGTGCTGCGGGACACGCTGCAGAAGGTCTCGACGGAAAAGGTCAAGGTGCGCGTGATCCGTGCCGCCGTCGGTGCCGTCACCACCCACGATGTGCTACTGGCATCGGCCGCGGGAGCGATCATCTACGGCTTCAACGTCCGGCCCGAGCGCAGCGCCGCCGACCTCGCCGCCAAGGAGGACGTCGAGGTGCGGCTGCACACGGTGATCTACGAGCTGACGGAGGAACTGCTCGCGGCGATGACCGGACTGCTGGAACCGACCTACCGGGAGGTCTCCATGGGCCGGGCCGAGGTGCGCGAGATCTTCAAGGTGCCGAAGGTCGGCATGGTCGCCGGTTGCCACGTGGTCGCGGGAGTCATCCCGCGCAGCGCGCAGATTCGACTGGTACGCGACAACGTGGTCGTTCACGAGGGCCGCATCGGCTCCCTGCGCCGGTTCAAGGACGATACGGCCGAAGTGCGGAGCGGTTTCGACTGCGGTATCGGCATCGACCGCTTCCAGGACGTGAAACCCGGCGATCTGATCGAGGCCTTCGACCACGAGGCCGTCGCGCCTACCCTCTGATCCGGTGAAATCGGTTTCCCAGGCCCGCGCACGCGATCTGCTGCGCCGGGAGTTGACCGACATTCTGAGGCGCGAAGTCCAGGATCCCCGGGCGTCCCTCGCCAGCATCGCCGATCTCACGTTGAACGCGGATCGCAGTCACGCACGCATCCAGCTCTCGGTGCTAGGCGACGAGGACGAACGCAAGACGGCGATCCGGGCGGTACGCCGGGCGGCCGGTTTCATTCGCGGCCGCCTCGGCCGGCGCCTGCGCCTGAGGCGGACGCCGGAACTCCACTTCGAGCTCTACCGCGGCGCCGAGCACGCCGAGCGGATCGACCAGCTTCTGAGCGAACTGTGAACGCTCTCAGGACCTCCCCCA
Encoded proteins:
- the nusA gene encoding transcription termination factor NusA gives rise to the protein MAQPHTPEVNINEVLRQVAHEKDIDLDRWIVALEDAVASAAKKQHHIKEPVRSYMDRETGQFSAFSYRLVVDEVEDPFAEWTLEEAREHKEDAEVGEEIEFPISTQGLGRIAAQSAKQVLYQRVREAEREKIYGEFENRVGEVVNGTVRRFERGDIIVDLGRTEAIVPRSEQSRHERYSQGERIRGVIVEVHKQPKGPQIVMSRTDPRLLVKLFEMEVPEIYDGTVVIKTAVRAPGERAKVAVLSRERDVDPVGACVGMKGSRVQSIIRELRGEKIDIIEYSEDQVTFAQSALAPARITRVSVTHEGATPHLDVIVEDEQLSLAIGKRGQNVRLASELIGARIDIKSETDVKDEVADALAKMLNVDRGADELDLTEIPGVDEGLAIALSEAGFDGLETLESAGLEALTMVPGVDEALAASILEWTAERSGSAEVSEAAVEGDGPAMDEDDFMAALNRVFEEEAGTADEGDEKDTGDGAT
- a CDS encoding ribosome maturation factor RimP; protein product: MGTAIDSDFLRRLERLVASHSCELLDAAFRGSSLRLVIDHADGVTHEHCAGVSREASVLLDAEDFGPASGYVLEVSSPGLDRELYGARDYERFRGRRAQVTFTDAASGNRRTVRGLLEGLSAEASGVALILEDDSGTTMPLTIDRIHKARLLVEL
- the infB gene encoding translation initiation factor IF-2 — translated: MAKIRLQDLAKRMNVAERDLLFKFRSIGVRVEGEDAMIDTDIIKALLEGKKIAGPQREVILRDRAAPPAAPRRRPISSLRPPTGPMRPNRRRQVVHKHTIRTLTPTESKPKPPTPEEIAAKEIAAEEAARAARTPAPESRDTPAATPQAPPTDAPAAPPAQGPATSPAAATAPPAQPEPPLEAPPSAPPSVDLRTRRERQQEREAEKPAEDGPRRTLTISDGLQVRDLAEKMGVKAKDLLKALFERGVMATVNHVLEPDLAVELAEQMGFDAVIVSFEEEIQLEQEEELGASGDSAEGLSQVERPPIVTIMGHVDHGKTSLLDAIRKSRLTEGEFGGITQHIAAYQVENNGGRITFLDTPGHEAFTQLRARGAKVTDIVVLVVAADDGVMPQTVEALDHAQSASVPILVAINKIDRPNANVDRVKQQLADRDLVTEDWGGDVIAVPISALKGEGIDDLLEMLALTAEVAELRANPELQAQGVVIEASKETGRGSVATVLVQNGTLRVGDVFVCGSTWGRVRSLMNDMGKRVKEAPPSMPVEVAGFNDLPDAGDPFQVAAKEAKARSIAEFRREEKRRSELAPSTGGVSLESLFASLKEGEVKELPVVLKADVQGSVEVLRDTLQKVSTEKVKVRVIRAAVGAVTTHDVLLASAAGAIIYGFNVRPERSAADLAAKEDVEVRLHTVIYELTEELLAAMTGLLEPTYREVSMGRAEVREIFKVPKVGMVAGCHVVAGVIPRSAQIRLVRDNVVVHEGRIGSLRRFKDDTAEVRSGFDCGIGIDRFQDVKPGDLIEAFDHEAVAPTL
- the rbfA gene encoding 30S ribosome-binding factor RbfA → MKSVSQARARDLLRRELTDILRREVQDPRASLASIADLTLNADRSHARIQLSVLGDEDERKTAIRAVRRAAGFIRGRLGRRLRLRRTPELHFELYRGAEHAERIDQLLSEL